The genomic region TGGTGACGAGAAGAAAAGCACCCGCGTCGCCTCGCTGAACTGAATCTGCTCATATGCCTTCTCTATGCAACCTGCAATTTCatcacttaaataaaaataaaagtagatcATTATTATATGATCGTAAAAGTAGAAGACAATTATTTAACCAATGATTTAGTAACTGTGTTATGGCCTTCAGTATGTTTAGCTGTGCTTCAATATGAATATTTGTAAACACATAACAGTATATATTCTGTCTATATACTTTTACATTGTATTTAAAATCAACatgaaaaaatgctttaatCTAATTTGAAGAGACATTATTTAGAGTTGTGGTGAAAAAACTGGACAAAAACAACCATCTCTAATCTGTCAACAATCAAGCATGAAAAGCTGACATGGATGCCTTCTGTTACTGCTGTGACCagtaaataaattcattcaaaaaaataatacatacatatttcaTGTTCTCCTGTAATATAGCTAGGGCACCGATGAGCCAGAAAGTATTCatagcgcttcactttttccactttttattttacaacctTATTTCAAactggattaaattcattacttTACTCaatattctacaaacaataccccataatcaCAATGTGAAAGAATTGGGTTtgaaatttaaacaaatatattacaaatacattgaattcattattatttttttttaatcacgtgcataaatattcacagcctttgcacaatactttgttgaagcatctttggcaccaattacagcctcgattctttttgagtatgatgctacaagcttggcatctatttttgggcagtttctcccattcttctttgcagaacctctcaaacTTGATCAGGTTTGATGTGGCgtcagtgcacagccattttcagatctctccatcTGCTCATTTGGGGTTAAGTCTGGGCTCCGGCTGGGCCACTCAATGATATTCACAAGAGtcgtcccgtagccactcctttacagggagtgcagaattattaggcaaatgagtattttgaccacatcatcctcgttatgcatgttgtcttactccaagctgtataggctggaaagcctactaccaaataagcatattaggtgatgtgcatctctgtaatgagaaggggtgtggtctaatgacatcaacaccctatatcaggtgtgcataattattaggcaacttcctttcctttggcaaaatgggtcaaaagaaggacttgacaggctcagaaaagtcaaaaatagtgagatatattgcagaggatgcagcagtcttaaaatagccaagcttctgagcgtgatcatcgaacaatcaagcgtttcattcaaaatagtcgacagggtcgcaagaagcgtgtggaaaaaccaaggcgcaaaataactgcccgtgaactgagaaaagtcaagcgtgcagctgccaagatgccacttgccaccagtttggccatatttcagagctgcaacatcactgggtgcccaaaagcacaaggtgtgcaatactcagagacatggccaaggtaagaaaggcagaaagtcgaccaccactgaacaagacacacaagctgaaagcgtcaagactgggccaagaaatatctcaagactgattttctaaggttttatggactgatgaaatgagagtgagtcttgatgggccagatggatgggcccgtggctggattggtaaagggcagagagctccagtccgactcaggcgccagcaaggtggaggtggagtactggtttgggctggtatcatcaaagatgagcttgtggggccttttcgggttgaggatggagtcaagctgaactcccagtcctactgccagtttctggaagacaccttcttcaagcagtggtacaggaagaagtctgcatccttcaagaaaaacatgattttcatgcaggacaatgctccatcacacacgtccaagtactccacagcgtggctggcaagaaagggtataaaagaagaaaatctaatgatatggcctccttgttcacctgatctgaaccccattgagaacctgtggtccatcatcaaatgtgcgatttacaaggaggaaaacagtacacctctctgaacagtgtctgggaggctgtggttgctgctgcaatgttgatggtgaacagatcaaaacactgacagaatccatggatggcaggcttttgagtgtccttgcaaagaaaggtggctatattggtcactgatttgttttgtttggttttgaatgtcagacatgtatatttgtgaatgttgagatgttatattggtttcactggtaaaataaataattgaaatgggtatgaatttgttttttgttaagttgcctaataattatgcacagtaatagtcacctgcacacacagatatccccctaaaatagctaaaactaaaaactacttccaaaaatattcagctttgatattaatgagttttttgtgttcattgagaacatggttgttgttcaaattaaatcctcaaataaaattaatcctcaaaaatacaacttgcctaataattctgcactccctgtacttccaaaaatattcagctttgatattaatgagttttttgtgttcattgagaacatggttgttgttcaaattaaatcctcaaataaaattaatcctcaaaaatacaacttgcctaataattctgcactccctgtatattgGCTGCGTGCTTAGGGTCGTTTTCCTCTTGAAGATGAACCATTAccacagtctgaggtccagagcgctctggagtaGGTTGTAATCAAGGATGTCTcggtacattgctgcattcatctttaaTTGAttctgactagtctcccagtccctgctgctaaaaaacatccccacagcatgatgctgccaccaccactgGAGAAATGGTATTGCCCAGGTGAtaagcagtgcctggtttcctctaGACATGACACTAATTTTGTTTCTGAAAGTCTGAGAGGTGCTGAGGGCTGttatgtgccttttactgaggagtgccTTCTGTTTGGCCACTCTatcatacaggcctgattggtggagtgctgcagaaatggttgttttggaatgttctcctctctccacagagaaacgctggagctctttcagagtgaccatcaggttcttggtcatctccttgactaaggcccttctcactcgatcgctcagtttggctgggtggcccgctctaggaagagtcctggcgGTTCCAAActtccatttacggatgatAGAGGCCAATGTGCTCATTGGTGtattcaatgctgcagaaatgtttctgttcccttccccagatctgtgcctcgatacaatctgGTCTCGGAGGTCCACatacaattccttggacttcatggcttagTT from Silurus meridionalis isolate SWU-2019-XX chromosome 13, ASM1480568v1, whole genome shotgun sequence harbors:
- the LOC124396250 gene encoding uncharacterized protein LOC124396250, with product MKSKELYVDLRDQIVSRHRSGEGNRNISAALNTPMSTLASIIRKWKFGTARTLPRAGHPAKLSDRVRRALVKEMTKNLMVTLKELQRFSVERGEHSKTTISAALHQSGLYDRVAKQKALLSKRHITALSTSQTFRNKISVMSRGNQALLITWAIPFLQWWWQHHAVGMFFSSRDWETSQNQLKMNAAMYRDILDYNLLQSALDLRLW